In one window of Lampris incognitus isolate fLamInc1 chromosome 3, fLamInc1.hap2, whole genome shotgun sequence DNA:
- the cd36 gene encoding platelet glycoprotein 4, which produces MGCCNRRCGLIAGAAFGAAVAILGGILIPLGNSVIEGTVEKEAVIEPGTTAYENWVSAGAVVYRQFWLFDVKNPLEVLQHGSKPVVIEKGPYTYKTRYLPKENITSNPNFTVSFLLPAGAIFEPSMSVGPEEDEVTSLNLAVAGAYSLVPKVLHIVLDRLIKTTNSSLFQRRTVKDILWGYTDPILKGTVGVFSPYNGTYDGYYNIHTGKDDISKVGLIDRWQGERSVPFWNDTYCNMINGTDASSFQPFVDKKKPLYFFASDICRSVSASYEASLDLKGIEVYRYGLLPSTLASPVVNPDNHCFCKNRLVTKNCTVAGVLDTGSCRDGAPVYISLPHFLHGSPSLREDVLGLSPSGEHHSTYLDVEPTTGFTLRFAKRLQVNMMYGPSKIIKVLKNVKDYTIFPIVWLNETAAVDDATADMFKDKLIYPITLLEIIQLTLMVAGASIFLLCLIVYCLQRTQNGRHRGKLV; this is translated from the exons ATGGGCTGCTGTAACAGAAGGTGCGGGCTGATTGCCGGAGCCGCGTTTGGGGCGGCGGTCGCAATTCTGGGAGGCATCCTTATCCCGCTGGGGAACAGCGTCATTGAGGGGACAGTGGAGAAG GAAGCTGTGATCGAGCCCGGTACAACAGCATATGAGAACTGGGTGTCTGCAGGGGCGGTGGTGTACCGGCAGTTCTGGCTCTTTGACGTGAAGAACCCTCTCGAGGTTTTGCAGCATGGCTCAAAGCCTGTGGTGATAGAGAAAGGACCTTACACATACAA GACAAGATACTTACCCAAAGAGAATATCACATCCAACCCCAATTTCACTGTGTCCTTCCTGCTCCCTGCGGGTGCCATCTTTGAGCCGTCCATGTCAGTGGGACCCGAGGAAGACGAAGTCACCTCGCTTAACCTGGCTGTGGCT GGAGCCTACTCACTGGTTCCCAAAGTGCTGCATATTGTTCTGGACCGTTTGATCAAGACCACCAACTCCTCCTTGTTCCAGCGCCGCACCGTCAAAGATATCCTGTGGGGTTACACAGACCCAATACTGAAAGGGACCGTGGGAGTTTTCTCACCT TACAATGGTACCTACGATGGCTACTACAACATCCACACTGGAAAGGATGACATCTCTAAAGTGGGGCTTATTGACAGGTGGCAAGGAGAGAG GAGTGTACCTTTCTGGAATGACACATACTGCAACATGATCAACGGGACGG ATGCCTCTTCCTTCCAGCCCTTTGTGGACAAGAAGAAGCCTCTCTATTTCTTCGCCTCAGACATCTGCAG GTCGGTGTCTGCCAGCTATGAGGCCAGTCTGGATTTGAAGGGGATCGAGGTGTACCGTTACGGCCTCCTCCCATCCACCCTTGCCTCCCCTGTGGTCAATCCAGACAACCACTGCTTCTGCAAGAACCGCTTGGTCACCAAGAACTGCACAGTAGCTGGTGTACTGGACACCGGCTCCTGTCGAGATG GAGCCCCCGTCTACATATCTCTACCTCACTTTCTCCACGGCAGCCCGAGTCTGAGGGAGGACGTGCTGGGCCTCAGTCCCAGCGGGGAGCACCACTCCACCTACCTGGACGTGGAACCT ACTACTGGGTTCACGCTGAGGTTTGCGAAGCGACTCCAGGTGAACATGATGTATGGGCCATCCAAGATTATCAA GGTGCTTAAGAATGTGAAGGACTACACCATATTCCCTATTGTTTGGCTGAACGAG ACGGCTGCCGTGGACGATGCGACGGCAGACATGTTTAAGGATAAGCTCATCTACCCCATCACCCTGCTGGAGATAATACAGCTGACCCTCATGGTCGCGGGCGCCTCCATCTTCCTTCTCTGCCTTATCGTGTACTGTTTGCAGAGGACGCAGAATGGCCGACACCGAGGCAAACTGGTGTGA